The Terriglobia bacterium DNA window GCTCTGTTGACCATGCTTTTTGATTAGGTTTTGGGTGCCCCGATCCCAGCTTTGCTGGGGCGGGGTAGTTACCGAATCACACCACAAATTGACGCATCTAAGTTTCAACTACTAGAGAGGACTTATGCCGGTCATGGAACGCATGCGCACAGACGAATTCGTACAAATGGAGAATCAGTACGGTGCGCACAATTATCATCCGCTTGATGTTGTTATAGAACGTGCCGAGGGTTGCTGGGTCTACGACGTCGACGGTAAAAAATACCTCGACTGCCTCGCCGCCTACTCCGCCGTCAACCAGGGACACTGCCATCCCGCGATCATGAAGGCCGCGATGGCACAGCTTGGCAAAGTCACGCTAACCTCGCGCGCCTTCCGCAACGAACAACTGCCGCTCCTCTACAAGCAGTTGCACGACATGACTGGTTTCGACATGACGCTGCCGATGAACTCCGGCGCCGAAGCCGTAGAAACCGCCGTCAAGACCGCGCGAAAATGGGGATACAAGGTAAAAGGCATTCCAGATGGGAAGGCGGAAGTAATTGTTTGTGCCAACAACTTCCACGGCCGCACCGTCACCATCGTCAGCTTCTCCAGCGACGAGCAGTATCGCGACGGCTTTGGTCCGTTCACGCCCGGCTTCAAGATCGTCCCCTACGGCGACATTAACGCACTGCGTGCGGCGATTACACCGAACACCTGCGCCTTCCTGGTCGAGCCGATCCAGGGCGAAGCCGGAATCATCATTCCGCCCAAGGGCTTCCTGAAGCAGGCCGCGGAACTCTGCAAGAAGAACAACGTGCTGCTCATGTGTGACGAGATCCAGTCCGGCCTCGGACGCACCGGCAAACTCTTCGCCTTCATGCACGAGGGCGTCCGTCCCGACGTGCTCATCGTCGGCAAGGCGTTAGCCGGAGGCTTCTACCCCGTCTCGGCAGTTCTGGCTTCGAAAGAAATCCTCGGCGTGTTCCAACCTGGAGATCACGGGTCCACCTTTGGCGGCAATCCGCTCGGATGCGCCGTAGCCCGCGCTGCACTCAAGGTCTTGATTGACGAGAAACTGGTCGAGCGCTCCGCCGAAAACGGCGCCTATTTCATGGAGAAGCTAAGAGCGATCAAGAGTCCCGAAATCAAGGAAGTCCGTGGTGTCGGACTATGGATTGGCATCGAGTTGCAAGGCAAGGCGCGTCCCTACTGCGAAGCCCTGAAAGAACTCGGCATCCTGTGCAAGGAGACGCACGACCACGTCATCCGCATAGCGCCGCCGCTGACCATCACGCGCGAGGAGATCGACTGGGCCGCGGCGCGAATTCGACAGGTCCTCGAAAAACGCTAAACAACCTTGCGTGTGTCCGGCCTCACGTCTGCGGTACTCGGCAGATGTGAGGCCTTTGTTTTTTTTCCGAAACATTACTAACGTAACCTCAATTCGCTTTTGCCCCATCCACAGTTGCTGCATCCAAAGTTATCATTCGTTCACTTTGCTATTTCCATGTGTGGGGGGAAGACCATGAACCGCATTAGCCTGACGATTCTTGTGTTCGCTCTCTGTTCGAGCGCGCTGGCCAAGCACCATCACTTTTATCAAAAGGGGCAGTTGTTAAGCATGGAATCCGTTTCGTGCGGTTACGCCGAGAAGTCCGGCAACACCTTCAAGGGCGAAATCCTTGGAACCAACGGCGGCCACAAAAACACCGAGGAGGTGCTCTGCCAGGAATACGTGCTGAAGTCCGACCAGGTCATCTATCGCATCCGTCCGCGGGACGAGAAACATCCCGTTCTGCTTCCGGTCGGGCAGACCGCAGAGTTTCGTACCGACAAGGACAAGCTTCTGTTGAAGGTAGACGAACTCGATGGCAAGGAGCGCGCCTACACGGTTGTTTCAATGAAGCCGGTGGACGATCTCTCGGCCGAGAAGAAGTGAGTAGGTAAAAATTCCCCAACCGGAAAGCCATGTCCGGCAAGGTTTTCGCATTACATGCGTAATCAGAGAGTCACCAGAGCACACGTAAGTAGCTGAAAGTTCTATTGCTTTCAGATCACTCGCAATTGGCACGAAGAGTGCCAAGGATTTTATCGGGAGGATGGCATGAAGAAAAACTTCGTCGTAATCTGCGCGCTGTCAACGCTGGTTGGCGTTGCTGCGGCGCAGCAGGTCAGCAGTCAGAACAACGTTTCCGCTTCAAGCAACACTTCGGTCTCCGCCAGCCAGAACGGCGCCAACGTAAACTCCAATAGCAACGCCGGTGTTTCGAGCCAGACAAGCGCTACCGCGCCGAAGCACGAAGAGCACTCCACGCCAAAGCACGAAGAGCACTCCACGTCAAAGCAGTCCAGGCACCATCAGCCGCAGCCGAAGAAGGCGCAAAAGGGTGAGTCGACCGACGCCGCGAGCGCGCTGAGCGCCGGCACTAACGTGAGCGCCCTGCTTTCCAAGCCCCTCGATTCGCGCAAGTGCAAGCCTGGCGACGAGGTCTTCGCGACCGCCTCAGAAGATGTGAAGGCAAACGGCAAAGTGGTCATCAAGAAGGGCTCTAGACTATTCGGGCACGTAACTGAAGCGAAAACCAAGGGCAAAGGCGAGGCCAACTCGTCGCTGGGAATCGTCTTTGACCGCGCGCTCCTGAAGAACGGGCAGCAGGTTCAGATGAACAGCGTCGTGCAGGCAATTGCGGCAGCGCGTACAGCACCGATGCCGATGGATGACGACATGGGCGCAATGGGGTCGGGCGGCATGGCTTCGACGGGTGCCGTTTCCGGCGGCGGACGTTCCGGTGTCCTCGGCGGCGTAGGCTCCACCGCGACTGCTGCGACCGGTGCAGTGGCCAACGTCGGCGGAAATGCTACCGGTGCATTAAACTCGTCCCTCGGTTCCAGCGCCAATGTTGGTCACGGGGTCACCGGCGCGTTGACTTCGACTAGCAGTGGTGTCGTGGGCATGAAAGGAATGTCGCTCGCGACAGCGGCCTCGAACGCCACCGAAGGCAGCGTCATCACCTCCACCGGCAAGAGCGTTCACCTCGACAGCGGCACGCAGATGATGCTTCGAGTAGTGAAGTAGCAGGCATCGAGCCAGTTGGATCGCGCCCCATTCCAGCCGTGCAGGTTGGATGGGGCGTTATCTTTTAGTACCGCCGACTAGCGCTGCCGACTTACCATTCCGGATTGCCCGCACAAATTCATTCGCTTTACCAACCCGGCGGAGCTATGTTGTCACTGTACCGAGGCCCTTGTGAGATACCAGCTCGCGGTTGTCATTTTTTTCATCCTTTTCCCGCTCATTCCTTCAGCGCTTGCGCAGGATCTACCCGTTCCGGACCCGGAGGTTGTTCATCCAAACCTGCGGGTCACGATTACCATGCCTTCCGTTAAGGCCACTGACCAAGGCAAGACCGCCATTGTGAAGGCCGCTGTTGCCATGGTGCTTGGCGCTGCGGACCTGAAATGCGATCCCGGTTCGCAACTGAACGCCGTTCTCGAAGCCAATGCCGCATCGCCTTTGCGAACACTGTCCGAAAAAATAGCCGGGGCTTCCTGCGCGATCGATGGTCACGCGAACCAATTGAACGCTACGTTTACCCCCCAATGGCGAAATCCGGGCTGACGACCTGGTCGTCGCGATGATGCATCAACGTCCGCTACTCATGGAGTGGAACGGCAATCTGTATGTCATTCATGGCGTAGTTTATGACGAGCATCTGCATAACAGCGGTAAGCGCGAGAATGTTATCCGCCAGTTGCTCTTAATAGATCCGCGGTACGCCTACGAGCGCAGATTCGTTTCCTTTGATCGGCAGGCAGACGATTTCTCGCAGGTCGAGGGAATCGCCGAGATTTCGTGTGGCATGAATTCTGCAGGAATTCGAGAGTAGAATCGCTCTGATAATCGCAAACGTTTGTGGAGATCCTATGCGGACTTCATTCCTTATCTTCCTACTTGTCGCCACAGCCGTCGCCCAGCAGGCTCCCAGCCAGGTTCGGGATGACACGCCTCAACTGAAGAGTCGAACCGAAGTCGTCCGCCCCCAGCAACCCGAGGAACAACAACAGGGGCACATACTTGTGGTGCCGGCGGGAACCAGGATTCCCATTCAGCTTCGCCAGGGTATCTCGACCAAGAACGCGCAGCCGGGTGATCCGATCTACGGGCAGACGAATTTTCCCATCGTCATCGAAAATCAGGTAGTCATTCCCAGCGGAACCTACGTCCAGGGCGTCGTCGACAGTGTCAAGCGCGCCGGCCGCATCAAGGGAACCGCCCAGTTGGCATTTCATCTCACAACCCTGGTGTTTCCGAGCGGCTATACGCTAAGCATGGGCGCCGCCATCGACCAGGTTCCCGGAAGCGAGAACTCACGCATGAAGGAACCCGGCACGGTGCAGCACGATCCCGAGAAAGCAAAGGACCTGGAACGAATCGGCAGGAACGCAGCGACGGGCGGCGCCATCGGCGGAATTGCCGGTGCGGCCGCCAGTCCGGGTTGGCACGGCTATGGCGTTGGCGGACTGGCCGGCATCGGGGCCGGGACGCTGATCGGCATAATGGCGCGCGGCGGCGATGTGCGATTTGAACCGGGCACGGTAGTCGACGTCGTCTTGAATCACGCCATTGGCATCGACGCGGACAAGGCCTTCCGCCTCTCTGGCACACCCGCCTACTACCCGACAGGCCCGCAGTACATCCCGCGGCCGCATCGGCGTGAATAGATTTTTTTGTCGGATCAGTGTGCCAGCAACAGAACTCCGCCCGCCACGAACAGCGCGGAAATCCACCGGCGATGATCGACGTTTTCCTTCAGGAATATCCGCGCCGCGACAGCATTACTGACGAACGTGATTGAGGCGCTGGCCGGCGCCACCAGGCTGACATCCGCCCAGGAGAGCGCGACCAGCAAGCTGAAGAACGCCAGCGCCATGAAAAATAAGCCGAGCATGAACCAGCCGCTCGCGATTACGCGTTCAATGGCAGAACGCATTCCGTAACGTTCGCGAATTTCGCCGAGGTCCCCAACGTGTTGCATTGCGTATGCGAGCAGCACGTCGCCTGCGGTCGAGGCAATCACAACGGCGGCAATGGCCGCCCACGTATACCCTGTCTTCATGCGGCGCTATTCCCGTGCTGTCTCATGCTTCTTTCCGTGATGTCCAACCAGTTGCGCGATTTCCTGACCCTCAGTACGTTCAGTTTGTGACGGTCCTCCAGCCACAAAACCCACTCCCGCGGTGATCAGCGCGATTCCGGCCCAGCGCGCGACGCTGATCTGTTCGTGCAGAAAGAACTTGGAAAGCAGCGCCAAAGCCACATATCCGATAGCCGTTGCCGGCAAAACATAGGTGAGATCCGCCCAGGAAAGCGATGCGAGATAGCTAGCGAAGAACAGGATCAGGCAAATGGTTCCGGCAACAACCCACGGATTTGCAATTGCCGTGATTACCTCTGTCAACTGCGAAATGTGAATCTGCCCGACCTCCTTCATTCCGCGGGAAAGCAGCGTGTCGCCAATGGAGCCGAAGAAGACCACGGCAAGAAGAACGAGATACTTACGGACAGTCACTGGAACAGCATAGCAAACGGCAGAAGGTCACACCGTCGTACAGGCTCCGGCAGGCTACGAAGAGGGGTGGCTTCCGAATCGGACACTGGCGTCTATTACAATTGAACTATGCCAAAGAAAGAATCTACGCGCCTCGGCTATACCTCGGATCATGCGTCCGCCGGGCTGGATCATGCTTTTCCCACAATCGAGACCTTTGCAAATCAGTTTCCCGGTTACGAAATTGAAATCGATGTGCCGGAATTTACCTCGGTATGTCCCAAGACCGGGCTCCCCGACTTCGGCACCGTTTGGGTGCGCTACATGCCTGACAAGCGCTGCCTTGAGCTGAAGTCTCTGAAGGAATACATCAACGAATACCGGAACCTCGGCATCTTCCAGGAGAACGTCGTGAACAAGATGCTTGAAGACGTTGTGAAGGCGGCCAAACCCGCCTGGTGCGAGGTTCGCGGACAGTTCCGCCCCCGCGGGGGAATAGGGACACTGGTGGTAGCGCGGTGGCCGAAGAAAAGATAGTCCACAGTTCCCGGTTCCCCGTTCTCAGTTGTAAAACCCAGTTATCCTTCTCGGGCGATCGAGCCTCGGTTCTCGGGTCTTGGCTTCGGACCTGCTTGGCAAGCACTCAATCGGGATATGACAACCGAGAACTGAGAACCTAGCAGTGCATTGCTCCTGTTACCATCCCTGATTTATTCTGCCCACGCATGAACTACCGCCGCGCTGGCTGGGCCCTCTTTGTTCTAACGGGCTTGAACTTCGTGAACTACATCGACCGCTCGGTGCTGTTCGCGGTTCAACCGCTCATCCAGTCGGAATTCCATCGCTCCGACGCTGAGTTCGGCTTCCTCACCTCCGCCTTCATCATCTGCTACATGTGCACGGCTCCGTTCATCGGACCCTTGGCAGACCGCTTCCAGCGGCGCAGAATCATGGTTATCGGGGCGCTCATCTGGAGCGCGGCCACACTGCTCACAGCCGTCACCTTCAGCTTCGAAACTCTCTTTATCCGGCACCTGATCGTCGGCATCGGCGAAGCGACGTTCGTCACGATTGCTCCAGCGTTTCTCAGCGACATCTTTCCTGAACACAAGCGTGGCCGCATCATGGCGATTTTTTCCGCGGCGCTTCCGATGGGTTACGCGATCGGATACATGGTTGGAGGGAAGCTCGGAGAGGCCTACGGTTGGCGGCACGCGTTCCTTATCGCTTCAATTCCGGGCTTCATTCTTGCGCTCATGCTCCTCTTCGTCCAGGAACCGACACGCGGCGCCGAGGACCATCTCAAGGAAACTGTCGAACGCGGAACGATCCTCGGCCTTCGCAAGAATGCCGCCTTCTGGAGTTGCACTCTCGGAATGGCGATGATGACCTTCGCGACCAGCGGCATGAGTGTCTGGATGCCGACCTTCCTCGTGCGCGTTCGCAGCGTGCCTCTCGCCAGGGCCAATTTCATCTTTGGCGCAGTCACCCTGGTGAGCGGATTTCTTGCCACAGTCATCGGCGGCTGGCTTGGTGACTACTTGCTGCGCTACACCAAAGGTGCTTACTATCTAGTCTCCGCTATCGGAATGGCGCTGGCCGTTCCCGCAATTTACATGGCCGTAACTTACACCGGATCAGCGATGTATCCTTCCATCTTCCTGGCTGAATTCATGCTGCTGGTGAATACGGCGCCTCTCAATGCGGCGATGGTGAACTCCGTTTCGGCGCGCATTCGCGCCACCGCCTCGGCCGTTAACATCTTCTTTCTGCACGCGCTTGGCGACGCCCTCTCCCCAACGGTGATGGGTCGTATCTCGGACGAGAGCCACGGCAACCTGCGGCTATCGTTCCTCGCGGTCACAGTTGCTGTCGCACTTTCGGCTATTATCCTGTTCTGGGGCATCCGAAAAGCGCCGGATTTAAAGGTGCCCGATGAAGCGCCCGGAGCCGTGCAGGTGTGATCGCTGCAGCTTTCATGACGACGTTAGGCATGGCAAATCTGGCTCTGGCATGGGCTCTGGGACTGCTCTGGGTCTTTCATCTGCTCGATGCAGCGCGGGGAATGCCGAAGGTCGAGGAGATCACTCGGAAAGAGTGGAATGTTCCTCCAGAGTGGATTATCTCCTGCGAAACGAACCGTTCTACACCCTCGATCAGTATCGTTGTTCCCGCACGAAACGAAGCCAGGACAATTGAGCCTGCGCTGCGCTCATTGCGAAAACTCGATTACCCGAATTACGAAGTGATCGTCATCGACGATCGCTCGACGGACGGCACTGGCGAGATCATCCGTGGGGTTGCTGCCGAAGGTGGTATCGTTCCGATCCGCGTGATCTCCGTCCGTGACCTGCCGCCGCATTGGCTCGGCAAGACTCACGCCATGTGGCTCGGAGCATGCGAGAGCGAGAGCGACTGGATCCTATTCACGGATGCCGACGTTGTCTTCCGCCCCGATTCCGTGCGCCGCGCAATTGCATATGCCGAAAAGCAGGAGACCGATCATCTCGTTCTGCTTCCAACCATGCTGACCTACACCCCCGGCGAGCGCATGATGACCGCGCTATTCCAGGCACTCATCGGCTTCGGACACCGGCCCTGGAAAGTTGCCGATCCGGATGCGCGAGACTACATCGGCGTGGGCGCCTTCAACATGATCCGCCGCTCCGTTTACGAAAAGATCGGTACCTACGAACGCCTGCGTCTCTCGATCATGGACGACATGGACCTTGGCCGTCTCGTGAAGAAATGTCATTACCACCAGCGCTGTGCCTTCGGGCGGAACCTGGCTCGGATCCATTGGGCCCAGGGCATGATGGGCATCGTCCACAACGTGACGAAGAACTTCTTCGCCTACATGCGATACAAGCCGTGGATTGCGATTGCGACCGCCTGCGCACTACTGCTGCTGAACGTATGGCCCTTTGTCGCCGTCTTCTTCTCAGCAGACTGGGCGACCGTCGGATACGTTGCTGCCCTCGTATCTATACTCGCGATCTATGCCGGCACGGCTCCGAAGTCGGGAATAGGCCCGTGGTATTTCTTCACTCACCCAATCGCCGCCTCGCTCTTCGCCTACGCCGTCGTCCTCTCAGCCGTCACGACAATGAAACAAGGTGGAGTGGAATGGCGAGGAACGCTGTACTCACTGGAAGAGTTGCGAAAATTCGTTGACTGATCGAGGCGCCCCGTCCCGCGCCTCAGTCATCCGGAAAAGTCGGATCGTTCCGTCCCTTCTTTGTTGTCTTTCGTGTCGTCGAACTCTTCGGGCCCTTGAACGTTCCCGCGCTGAACGAACCCTTCTTCGCGGCATCGTAGCCCTTGGGAAGGTTGGGAATGCTCGCGGCATCTCCTCGCAACTGCGAAACGTCGCGCAAGATGATTTCGAACTGCCCCCGGTAGCTGCGGATCTTCCCATATATCTCGACGTCCTTACCTTCTAGCGTGCGCACATCACCGACATCGCGCAGGTCGCGCGGAAATACCACGACCGTAAACGGACACTTCTTGTAGTCCTCGCAGAAGTTTAGGAAGTGCAACCCTCCCGGCGAGACCGCGACCTTGACGACTTTGCCCTTGATACACGCGACCTCGCCCAGATGATCCTGCGCAGACTGGAAGGGGTAACAATCGGCCCGAGCAGTGGAGCAGAGCAGAATCAGCCAGCAGACGGTCGCCACGGGCAAATACCGAAAAAGCAACTTGCGTGATTGTGTCATCGCTAACGATTGTGTTCGGAGCCGAAACACAAGTCGAGCACGAATGAGCTGTGGAGTTTCAGAATGGGAATGGAGAATTAGCGTGCCAGAGGATCCGTACTCGGCCGCGCCGGTTCCATGTGCAGCATCGAAACGTCCGACACCTTGCCGTCCGGTCCGAAGGTCACCGTGAAATCGCTGCGGCTCAGGAACCCCGTGAACGTGAACTCCGCCTGCCACGGAGTTCCAGACGCCCGAATACGGCGTTCGAGATCGTTGGAGAACTGGCGGCGCGTCGTCCACGTCCGCGTCGGCTTATCTTCCGGGAAGGTGGATGAAGTCGTGTTTACCGCCGAACCCGCTGGGCTCGTGATCGCCATGAAGCGCAACTGCCCATCCCTGGCGGCTTCACTGCTCAATGTGCAGGAAATCCAACCAGAGCCCGCATCCATAACGTCTGCGGCGCTCATTCCCATATGGACGCGCGAAATCATGCCCCGTGCGGGACCCATGGAGATCCACCACATAAGTCCCAGCGCAATCATCGCGACAACTACCAGGAAAACCGAAACTCTCATTGAGCGCTTTTACCGCGCTTGGAACGGCGGAGCAAGAGGAAAGTAGCAGGAGAACAGCGGAGGTAATCGGGGGAACGACTGAAAGCAAAATCGGGAACACAAGAACGATATTTGGAACCGTGGTAGAAGGCGAGTTATGCCTTTGACATTTCTTCGAGGATCGCCGAAGCGGCTCTCGCCGGATCGCTTGCTGCCGTTATTGGCCGTCCGACAACAATGTGGCTGGCTCCCGCCGCCATCGCCGCTTTCGGAGTGACCACCCTGGCCTGATCGCCAGCCTCGCTCCCTGCGGGCCGAACCCCCGGTGTAACGATCGCGAACCCGGTCCCCAGCATCTGCCGCAAATGTGCCGCCTCTTGCGCCGAAGCGACTACCCCACCGCAACCTGCCTGCAATGCCAATCCGGCCAGCCGAAGCACATGCGGCTGAATGCCGTCTGTGATCCCCTGTTCCTGCAAATCGGCGTCGTTGAGGCTGGTCAGTACGGTTACCGCGAGGATCAGGGGCTTGCTCGATGACTGCGACGCAGCTTCCGCGGCGGCTCTCAGCATCTTCGTGCCACCTGAAGCGTGTACCGTCAACATGAAAACGTTTAGCTTGGCCGCCTCGGAAACGGCGCCCGCCACCGTATTTGGGATGTCGTGAAATTTGAGGTCCAGAAAGACCTTGCGGCCGGAGGCCACCAGGTCGCGAACCAGTGCCGGTCCTTCG harbors:
- the rocD gene encoding ornithine--oxo-acid transaminase, which encodes MPVMERMRTDEFVQMENQYGAHNYHPLDVVIERAEGCWVYDVDGKKYLDCLAAYSAVNQGHCHPAIMKAAMAQLGKVTLTSRAFRNEQLPLLYKQLHDMTGFDMTLPMNSGAEAVETAVKTARKWGYKVKGIPDGKAEVIVCANNFHGRTVTIVSFSSDEQYRDGFGPFTPGFKIVPYGDINALRAAITPNTCAFLVEPIQGEAGIIIPPKGFLKQAAELCKKNNVLLMCDEIQSGLGRTGKLFAFMHEGVRPDVLIVGKALAGGFYPVSAVLASKEILGVFQPGDHGSTFGGNPLGCAVARAALKVLIDEKLVERSAENGAYFMEKLRAIKSPEIKEVRGVGLWIGIELQGKARPYCEALKELGILCKETHDHVIRIAPPLTITREEIDWAAARIRQVLEKR
- a CDS encoding EamA family transporter, whose protein sequence is MTVRKYLVLLAVVFFGSIGDTLLSRGMKEVGQIHISQLTEVITAIANPWVVAGTICLILFFASYLASLSWADLTYVLPATAIGYVALALLSKFFLHEQISVARWAGIALITAGVGFVAGGPSQTERTEGQEIAQLVGHHGKKHETARE
- the queF gene encoding preQ(1) synthase; the protein is MPKKESTRLGYTSDHASAGLDHAFPTIETFANQFPGYEIEIDVPEFTSVCPKTGLPDFGTVWVRYMPDKRCLELKSLKEYINEYRNLGIFQENVVNKMLEDVVKAAKPAWCEVRGQFRPRGGIGTLVVARWPKKR
- a CDS encoding MFS transporter, translating into MNYRRAGWALFVLTGLNFVNYIDRSVLFAVQPLIQSEFHRSDAEFGFLTSAFIICYMCTAPFIGPLADRFQRRRIMVIGALIWSAATLLTAVTFSFETLFIRHLIVGIGEATFVTIAPAFLSDIFPEHKRGRIMAIFSAALPMGYAIGYMVGGKLGEAYGWRHAFLIASIPGFILALMLLFVQEPTRGAEDHLKETVERGTILGLRKNAAFWSCTLGMAMMTFATSGMSVWMPTFLVRVRSVPLARANFIFGAVTLVSGFLATVIGGWLGDYLLRYTKGAYYLVSAIGMALAVPAIYMAVTYTGSAMYPSIFLAEFMLLVNTAPLNAAMVNSVSARIRATASAVNIFFLHALGDALSPTVMGRISDESHGNLRLSFLAVTVAVALSAIILFWGIRKAPDLKVPDEAPGAVQV
- a CDS encoding glycosyltransferase; protein product: MANLALAWALGLLWVFHLLDAARGMPKVEEITRKEWNVPPEWIISCETNRSTPSISIVVPARNEARTIEPALRSLRKLDYPNYEVIVIDDRSTDGTGEIIRGVAAEGGIVPIRVISVRDLPPHWLGKTHAMWLGACESESDWILFTDADVVFRPDSVRRAIAYAEKQETDHLVLLPTMLTYTPGERMMTALFQALIGFGHRPWKVADPDARDYIGVGAFNMIRRSVYEKIGTYERLRLSIMDDMDLGRLVKKCHYHQRCAFGRNLARIHWAQGMMGIVHNVTKNFFAYMRYKPWIAIATACALLLLNVWPFVAVFFSADWATVGYVAALVSILAIYAGTAPKSGIGPWYFFTHPIAASLFAYAVVLSAVTTMKQGGVEWRGTLYSLEELRKFVD
- the pyrF gene encoding orotidine-5'-phosphate decarboxylase, encoding MASLSPRDRLIVALDVSTSTEARRIVAAVGESATTFKVGKQLFTAEGPALVRDLVASGRKVFLDLKFHDIPNTVAGAVSEAAKLNVFMLTVHASGGTKMLRAAAEAASQSSSKPLILAVTVLTSLNDADLQEQGITDGIQPHVLRLAGLALQAGCGGVVASAQEAAHLRQMLGTGFAIVTPGVRPAGSEAGDQARVVTPKAAMAAGASHIVVGRPITAASDPARAASAILEEMSKA